Proteins encoded together in one Thermococcus sp. window:
- a CDS encoding lysylphosphatidylglycerol synthase domain-containing protein, translating into MAPYYFSVLLFAVRWGYVLRGMGVEVPIGELFKANPAGLFMNNITPMTRGEVPQNPDGSPNFAAFPLGYP; encoded by the coding sequence GTGGCCCCATACTACTTTAGCGTTCTCCTCTTCGCAGTCCGCTGGGGATACGTGCTTCGGGGTATGGGCGTTGAGGTCCCTATAGGTGAGCTCTTCAAAGCGAACCCCGCTGGCCTCTTCATGAACAACATAACGCCGATGACCCGTGGTGAGGTTCCCCAGAATCCTGATGGGTCTCCAAACTTCGCGGCGTTCCCATTGGGATATCCTTAG
- a CDS encoding thiamine-phosphate kinase gives MRESEIIELFLRHLKRQGDLPLGDDAGAIRFGKAWLVATNDMLVRKTDVPDIMTPEQAGFKVVTMNVSDVSAMGARPIGFLFSLGIPPDLGVDYLKGIARGIENALEFYEVPVLSADTNEADDLIIDGIALGITERLLTRSGAKPGELVCVTGDLGRALAGYLVWKNKLDVSGRVKRRLYEKFLEPKARVLEGLALSKVASSAIDVSDGLAKELHLLAKMSGVGVEVYPDKLPVGEGVKKVAGLLGLDPIELVLASGEEFELVFTIKPELAKELGIEFSVIGRVVEGNGVYAIVDGKKRKIPPLGWEHLGNPKPITPDIK, from the coding sequence TTGAGAGAATCCGAAATCATCGAGCTCTTTCTCAGGCATCTCAAAAGGCAGGGTGATTTGCCTCTCGGGGACGATGCAGGGGCGATAAGATTCGGAAAGGCATGGCTTGTTGCTACAAACGACATGCTCGTCAGAAAGACCGACGTTCCGGATATAATGACTCCCGAGCAGGCCGGCTTTAAGGTGGTAACGATGAACGTGAGCGATGTCTCCGCTATGGGGGCCAGGCCCATTGGTTTTCTCTTCTCGCTTGGTATCCCCCCTGATTTAGGCGTCGACTACCTCAAAGGGATAGCGAGGGGGATTGAGAATGCCCTAGAATTCTACGAGGTCCCCGTTTTAAGCGCCGACACGAACGAGGCCGACGATTTGATAATAGACGGCATCGCCCTTGGAATAACTGAGAGACTCCTCACCCGCTCAGGGGCAAAACCTGGCGAGCTGGTCTGCGTTACCGGGGATTTAGGGAGGGCCCTAGCCGGCTATCTGGTCTGGAAAAACAAACTCGATGTATCCGGACGAGTTAAGAGAAGACTCTATGAGAAGTTCCTTGAACCCAAAGCGAGAGTTCTGGAGGGACTGGCTCTTTCAAAGGTGGCTAGCTCCGCAATAGACGTAAGCGATGGTCTGGCCAAGGAGCTCCACCTGTTGGCCAAGATGAGTGGAGTCGGGGTTGAGGTTTACCCTGATAAACTGCCCGTCGGAGAAGGCGTAAAGAAAGTTGCAGGGCTTTTGGGCCTTGACCCCATAGAGCTGGTTCTTGCGAGCGGTGAGGAATTCGAGCTTGTCTTTACTATAAAGCCAGAATTAGCTAAGGAGCTTGGTATCGAGTTCTCCGTAATCGGAAGGGTTGTTGAGGGGAATGGCGTTTACGCCATCGTGGATGGTAAGAAAAGGAAGATTCCACCCCTCGGCTGGGAGCATCTGGGAAATCCAAAGCCTATAACACCCGACATTAAATGA